Proteins from one Mercurialis annua linkage group LG7, ddMerAnnu1.2, whole genome shotgun sequence genomic window:
- the LOC126657615 gene encoding abscisic-aldehyde oxidase-like, protein MGSESEKISRNDLVFAVNGRRFQVPSLDPSTTLLEFLRSQTPFKSVKLSCGEGGCGACTVLLSKYDPVLDQVEDFTVSACLTLVCSIHGCSVTTSEGLGNNKNGFHSIHQRFAGFHASQCGFCTPGMCMSLFGALAKANKSDRPEPPPGFSKLTAIEAQKAISGNLCRCTGYRPISDACKSFASDVDIEDLGCNSFWNKEDTQEMKISRLPVYNHNHDICTFPEFLKEEVKSSLLLDSERYSWHKPASVEEYQMLLKAADADGVRIKPVVANTSVSYYRELENYEKYINLAHIPELSVIKRDDSGIEIGAGATISKAIEALKGKKEGEYISECDMVFKKIAIHMEKIASEFVRNLGSVGGNLMMAQRKHFPSDIATILLAAGSSVHIITGTTHEKLTLEDFLERPPLESKSLLLSVKIPNCESGNSISPGRRGKLFFETFRAAPRPLGNALPYLQAAFLAEVSDIKSSGGSVLSRCHLAFGAFGTEHAIRARNVEEFLTGKMLTVAVLYEAIKLVKASVIPEDGTTYPAYRLSLAVSLLFKFFSPLLESYSNGWLNGHIDTSMFEGAKLKQNCDWMDPVKFPTLPSSSKQVIQISKEYHPVGEAVAKSGAALQASGEAVFVDDIPSPKNCLHGAFVYSTKPFARVKGVEFQSNSLPDGVSALISFTDIPEGGQNIGSKTMFGPEPLFADEFTQCCGQRLALVVADSQKRADIASNMAMVDYDMENLAAPILTVEDAVKRGSVFEVPPVFCPKHVGDNLKGMAEADHKILHAEIKLGSQYYFYMENQTALAVPDEDDCIVVYSSIQCPESTHAVIARCLGVPEHNVRVITRRVGGGFGGKGQKAMPVATACALAAHKLQRPVRIYFNRKTDMIMAGGRHPMKITYSVGYKSNGKVTALHVEILVDAGIFPDWSPIMPINIVSTLKKYNWGALSFDIKVCKTNMPSRSAMRAPGQVQGSFIAEAIIEDVASALSMDADIVRAVNFHTYDSLKVFFEDSAGQHLEYTLTSIWDKLAMSANFYQRTEMIKEFNKCNIWKKRGISRIPIIHEVMLRPTPGKVGILSDGSIVVEVGGIELGQGLYTKVKQMAAFGLSAVGCDGAGDLLNRVRVIQSDTLSLIQGGFTDGSTTSESSCEAVRLACRTLVDRLIPLNKRLQEQMGSIRWEMLIHQAYEESVNLSASSYFVPEVDSLLYLNYGAAVSEVEIDLLTGETTILRSDIIYDCGQSLNPAVDLGQIEGAFVQGIGFFMLEEYTTDSDGLTIQSGTWNYKIPTLDTIPKHFNVEILSSGHHQNRVLSSKASGEPPLLLAGSIHCATRAVIKDARSQLNSWGCGDEMNSTFHLEVPAIMPVVKKLCGLDCVERYLQWKMK, encoded by the exons GTGGGTGTGGTGCTTGTACAGTGTTGCTGTCCAAGTATGATCCAGTGTTGGACCAAGTTGAGGATTTTACAGTGAGTGCATGTTTAACACTGGTTTGCAGTATACATGGATGTTCAGTTACAACAAGTGAAGGCCTTGGTAATAACAAAAATGGGTTCCACTCTATTCACCAAAGATTTGCAGGATTCCATGCTTCTCAATGTGGTTTTTGTACTCCTGGAATGTGTATGTCACTGTTTGGAGCCCTTGCCAAAGCTAACAAGTCTGATCGGCCAGAACCCCCTCCGGGATTCTCCAAGCTGACTGCCATTGAGGCTCAAAAGGCTATATCGGGAAATCTTTGTCGCTGTACTGGATATCGACCCATTTCTGATGCTTGTAAGAGTTTTGCATCTGATGTTGATATTGAGGACTTGGGATGTAACTCTTTCTGGAACAAGGAAGATACTCAGGAAATGAAGATAAGCAGACTACCGGTATATAACCATAATCATGATATTTGTACTTTCCCTGAGTTTTTGAAAGAAGAAGTCAAATCTTCCTTGCTTTTAGATTCCGAAAGGTACTCTTGGCACAAACCTGCAAGCGTTGAGGAGTATCAGATGTTATTAAAAGCTGCTGATGCAGATGGAGTGCGAATAAAACCAGTAGTTGCGAATACTTCTGTGAGTTACTATCGGGAACTTGAAAACTATGAAAAATACATCAATCTTGCACATATTCCCGAGCTTTCAGTTATTAAAAGAGACGACTCTGGAATTGAAATCGGGGCTGGTGCGACTATTTCTAAAGCTATTGAAGCCTTGAAGGGAAAAAAGGAAGGTGAATACATCTCAGAATGTGACAtggtatttaaaaaaatagccaTACATATGGAGAAAATTGCTTCTGAATTTGTTCGGAATTTAGGAAGTGTAGGGGGAAATTTGATGATGGCACAAAGGAAACATTTTCCTTCAGATATTGCTACAATACTTCTAGCAGCTGGTTCATCAGTTCATATAATTACTGGTACCACACATGAAAAGCTTACCTTGGAGGATTTTCTAGAAAGACCTCCCTTGGAGTCCAAAAGTCTGCTCTTGAGTGTTAAAATCCCAAATTGTGAATCAGGAAACAGCATTTCTCCTGGAAGACGTGGTAAGTTGTTTTTTGAAACCTTTCGAGCTGCCCCACGACCCCTTGGAAATGCCCTGCCCTATCTACAGGCTGCTTTCTTGGCTGAAGTTTCAGACATCAAATCATCTGGTGGATCTGTGTTAAGTAGATGTCATTTGGCTTTTGGTGCTTTTGGAACTGAACATGCAATACGGGCAAGAAACGTTGAGGAATTTTTAACCGGAAAAATGCTAACTGTTGCTGTTCTTTATGAAGCTATTAAATTGGTTAAAGCTTCTGTGATACCTGAAGATGGGACTACATATCCTGCTTATCGGTTGAGTTTGGCTGTTAGTcttctttttaagttttttagcCCCTTATTGGAAAGCTATTCTAATGGTTGGTTGAATGGACATATCGATACGTCAATGTTTGAAGGTGCAAAATTAAAGCAGAATTGTGACTGGATGGACCCTGTAAAATTTCCCACTTTGCCATCATCATCAAAGCAGGTCATCCAAATAAGCAAAGAATATCATCCCGTTGGTGAGGCAGTTGCAAAGTCTGGAGCTGCTCTTCAAGCTTCTG GTGAAGCTGTTTTTGTGGATGACATTCCCTCTCCTAAGAATTGTCTACATGGAGCTTTTGTTTATAGCACGAAGCCTTTTGCACGGGTAAAGGGTGTAGAATTCCAGTCGAACTCACTTCCAGATGGAGTCAGTGCACTTATTTCTTTTACAGACATTCCAGAAGGTGGGCAGAACATAGGTTCTAAAACCATGTTTGGTCCTGAACCTTTGTTTGCTGATGAATTTACTCAGTGTTGCGGACAGCGTCTTGCACTTGTG GTTGCAGATTCACAAAAACGTGCAGATATAGCATCAAACATGGCAATGGTTGATTATGATATGGAAAATTTAGCTGCTCCAATTTTAACTGTAGAAGATGCTGTGAAGAGAGGCAGCGTTTTTGAAGTGCCTCCTGTTTTCTGCCCCAAACACGTTGGTGATAACTTAAAGGGAATGGCTGAAGCTGATCACAAGATTCTCCATGCAGAG ATAAAACTCGGCTCtcaatattatttctatatgGAGAATCAAACTGCTCTTGCTGTGCCTGATGAAGACGATTGCATAGTAGTTTACAGTTCAATTCAATGCCCTGAGTCTACACATGCTGTGATTGCAAGATGTCTTGGTGTTCCTGAACATAATGTACGTGTAATCACAAGAAGAGTTGGTGGAGGCTTTGGTGGGAAGGGCCAAAAAGCCATGCCT GTTGCTACAGCATGTGCCCTTGCAGCACACAAGTTACAGCGCcctgttaggatttatttcaatCGTAAAACTGACATGATAATGGCAGGAGGAAGGCATCCTATGAAAATAACTTACAGTGTAGGATACAAATCGAATGGGAAAGTTACTGCCTTACATGTGGAAATACTGGTCGATGCAGGCATATTCCCAGATTGGAGTCCTATAATGCCGATCAACATAGTAAGTACACTGAAAAAGTACAACTGGGGTGCATTATCTTTTGATATAAAGGTATGCAAAACAAATATGCCTAGTAGATCAGCAATGCGAGCCCCTGGACAAGTTCAAGGATCATTTATTGCAGAAGCTATAATTGAAGATGTAGCATCTGCTCTTTCCATGGATGCCGATATTGTGCGAGCCGTAAATTTTCACACATATGATAGCCTTAAAGTATTCTTTGAAGATAGTGCTGGACAGCATCTGGAATATACATTGACCTCGATATGGGACAAGTTAGCAATGTCAGCCAACTTTTACCAGAGAACTGAAATgataaaagaatttaataaGTGTAATATATGGAAGAAAAGAGGTATATCTCGAATACCTATTATACATGAAGTGATGCTGAGGCCAACTCCTGGAAAAGTTGGCATTCTAAGTGACGGGTCCATTGTTGTGGAAGTTGGAGGAATAGAGCTGGGCCAGGGGCTCTACACAAAAGTAAAGCAGATGGCTGCATTTGGTCTTAGCGCAGTCGGATGTGATGGAGCAGGAGATCTCCTAAATAGAGTACGGGTTATACAGTCTGACACTTTGAGTTTAATTCAAGGTGGGTTTACTGATGGGAGCACTACATCCGAATCAAGCTGTGAAGCAGTTAGGCTTGCCTGTAGAACCTTGGTTGACAGGCTCATACCTCTAAACAAAAGGCTGCAGGAGCAAATGGGTTCTATAAGATGGGAGATGCTTATTCACCAG GCTTATGAGGAATCGGTTAACTTATCTGCAAGTTCTTACTTTGTCCCTGAGGTTGATTCCCTGCTATACTTAAACTACGGTGCTGCAGTGAGCGAG GTGGAGATAGACCTTCTGACAGGCGAAACAACAATTTTGAGATCAGACATTATCTATGACTGTGGACAAAGTCTCAACCCTGCAGTAGATTTAGGACAG ATCGAAGGAGCTTTTGTCCAAGGAATTGGATTTTTCATGCTTGAAGAGTACACAACAGACTCGGACGGATTGACGATTCAGTCAGGCACATGGAATTACAAGATCCCTACTTTAGACACCATACCAAAACACTTCAATGTGGAAATACTTAGCAGCGGACATCATCAAAATCGTGTTCTCTCTTCAAAAG CATCTGGCGAGCCCCCATTGCTTTTAGCAGGCTCCATTCACTGTGCTACAAGAGCTGTTATTAAAGATGCTCGGAGCCAGCTTAATTCATGGGGTTGTGGAGATGAAATGAACTCAACATTCCACTTGGAGGTTCCTGCCATCATGCCGGTTGTCAAGAAGCTCTGTGGGTTGGATTGTGTGGAGAGATACTTGCAGTGGAAAATGAAATGA